The genomic stretch ACAACAGAGATGATTGAACCAACCACAGGTATTTCAAAATAATCACAAGAAACTAAAGGTTTATAACATACACGTGTGTGGCTTGATTTTATGTATAGTATAGTCTTTTCTTCGTAACAGCGTAATCTTCATTATATAATTGTCTAATACATATTACGTCAAGTGTTAGTCAGGTTCATGGTAATCATAATGCAGCATTCACGAGAAGTAAAATAATTGGTATCAAACACGTTATAGGTTCATACCTCCGAAGCgcttttattgatttatttccatCAGCAACGCTCAAAGCCGAACAGTTGAAATACAAGGATGTATACGCACCGAAACAGTTGGAAACAAATTTTAGAAAAGACAAATCCATCTTAGATCAATTCTTCCTGAGGGATTTGAAACTTTactttcttataatttaaaattgattaattgatGATTATAAAAAGTTTTGAAGTCATGTCactaccgaagcactgactactgagctgatgataccattaAATGCTGTTATTTATGAATtatcgacccagtgctgtaaaAAATGAAACAGCACGCTATCAATATCATGCGCCTGAAGCGTTTTTCTGGATGTTTCTTCTTCAGAAATTGTATATGAATTCTAAATTCtataaattttgatttgaaaCAAAATTTGTAATACCTAAAAACAACAGGTTTTCAGAAAATTTGTAACAAAAATTTGGGAAAAATCAATAATACAAATTAATGTCTGACAGATTAGGAGAACACCATGGCAAAAACACCAAAAGACGGGAAAAAACCAACGCACAAAAACACAAATCCTCTGGTTCACCAATGACGAACACTATGTTGCTCGtgcaaaaaaaactttgaaaaggCGCATCGCGTTACATATATAATAGTATGATTCTTGTAATACTCTTCCGTCCATGTACTTTAGCCCGACAGTTTTGAATTAAATGATGTATATAAGACTTCATCCTACTTTGTTAAAGCAAATGTTGGATCGTTAATTTCAGAAACAAGTACAGAAGAAATAACACAAATTATGACCATAACTGACCAAACTACAACCTATAAAATAACTACCAGTACTGAGAGAGGTACCACTGCAGTGGAAAGGACAAGTGCTATCGAATTAACACCAACAGCGTCAGGAAATGCAGTCATCGCAACAAATGCCAACGACATAGCGATAACAAGTTTAGGAAATCCAGCAATCGATACAAGTACTAGTAAAATAACGACACAAGCTTCAAAAACAACAATGACTTCACAAGATGAAACAACCACTTCAACAACAGCAATTAACGCTAAATCAACTGTAACAAAACAATCAACTACTATTGACAACTATGTCTCAACTACTGCAAGTAATACACTTAATCtaagtggtgagactttaaaaaatattgaatctgaatctgaatctcaTGTGACTTAATTAGATAAGGCGCAAGCTTTAAGAATTTGGTTTGATTAAAAGTTTTCCTGATTAATTTATTCCAAACGATCAAGATGCTTCAAACTgttcataatttttatataatatgtagTGTAATTTAACAGAAACATTCAAAGATATGCCAGTAACATCCAATTCCCTAATTATACAAAAAAGCATGACGATATGACATACGATACAAAATGGCGTGAATCCTAACCCGGGACAGTGGAGCtacagtacaacatgagaacaaAGATATAAACGTTATCTATTAGCTGTGATAAGCTATATGGACAGTGGTAGCATAATTAATACTTATATATTCCGAACTTGGGTCCGTAGAAAACAAAAATCAGGATACAGAAAGTTACTTGTGATAATAGTAGTAGTATCTCATTATTCTGTTTTAGAAACTGGAGTGGAATGACGGGTTGAGCATCATTATTTTGCACTTGTTTATATAGTATCAATAGCAATCGTCATATTAATGAATTCTCAAAAAAAATTTGATGCGTTTCAAAAGTCATATTGTAAATAAACGTATTGCCCTTATtcttacaaaataaaaacaaattgtagtaTACGCATACCCATAGACAACCAATgatgactttttttttcattcgagtAATGTCTACAAAAGAACAACCTAATGCAAAGAGAATAAAATACTACAATTTACCTGCATGTATTtcaattatgtgtttttttttaaatattttagagTCGAAAGCGTCCGGAGTGTCACCAGGGATTTACGGAGCAATTGCAGGAGCATTGCTTTTGGTAATCATCGTAGCAGCTGTTGTGATATACAAATATGGATTCAGAAAGCCTAAGTATTTATGAGAAAATTGAGAAAGATATTTTGTTATACTAGCCGACGCTGATATAAAGCATTCACATTGTCAAGACACAtgaccaaacaaaaaacaatacacGAAACATTGAAAGTCATTACACAAATAGAGTGTTGTTTTTCACAATGAAAAGCCAAAGGAAATAATCAAATAGCATTATGAACAATCATTAAAACTATTACGAAATTATTTAATGTCGAAAATAATACTGTTTTCTAAAAACTGTGGAATAATTTATTTCCGTGGGTACTTATCtttcgtggattgagaaaacTTTGTATAAAAAAGTATACCTTATTTCTTTCAGTACTAGTGGACGTTCATCAATACTTGTCGATAGTAATGAATCGACACTAAACGCTAACAAGAGTGGATTTAAAGGAACAGCCCAAACTGCAACGATTTGTCCTCAACAGTATACCAGAGAATCAAGCCATCTGTCTATAAGTTGGTCAGAAAGTTCTAGACCAAGCACTCCTGCTAACCTCTTTCTTGCTAAAGCAGATAAATAGCGATGAAGACTGACAatcgatttttttaaaatgttaacaaacatACATCAATGaagatttttaatgttttgtttattagaAGTTATTCATTGGTAAAGGTTCATTTATGTGTATGCTGACGTGCAACTTTATTTGATATATTCACTCATTAACTTCTTtttgagtatttttttatttgacctcaACTGACAAGTCTTATTTAGATAGCATGAGTACtacatgaaaataacactttattaatTTTTCCTGTGTCCCTGATTTTCCCTTTGTTTCTGTTGATGTTGAcctgcaatcaaaacatattttgtcACATATACTAGGaagtcaattaaaaaaattatcttgaTTTTTCATTTCGAAAAAAGTCTGAAGATATAGTACCACCGTAAATTACCACGTTTTACctgaaaattaaattcttttatatTAAACCTTTGTTCTAAATCCAAGGGACAAATTCGTCTTTATTTTGCACTAATCATGagtgaataatttttatttctaaattcaaATGTACATTAAAGAATtgtaagattaaaaaaaacttgctaTTGTTTATGCAAAGGCAAACCATGCG from Mytilus edulis chromosome 7, xbMytEdul2.2, whole genome shotgun sequence encodes the following:
- the LOC139481720 gene encoding mucin-21-like, translating into MSTNIERTTTTDASRVTNSLTSAIENDSTTHPASEISNHATTTTTEMIEPTTETSTEEITQIMTITDQTTTYKITTSTERGTTAVERTSAIELTPTASGNAVIATNANDIAITSLGNPAIDTSTSKITTQASKTTMTSQDETTTSTTAINAKSTVTKQSTTIDNYVSTTASNTLNLSESKASGVSPGIYGAIAGALLLVIIVAAVVIYKYGFRKPNGRSSILVDSNESTLNANKSGFKGTAQTATICPQQYTRESSHLSISWSESSRPSTPANLFLAKADK